Genomic window (Spirosoma sp. KCTC 42546):
GAGAAAAAGCTCGATACCGGGCAATGACCGATGCTCAAATTGCCACTGATATTAATGGGCGAGCCTATGATGTGGATCATACTGAGCCACTGGCCAAGCATTGGAAAGATACTGGTTTCAACACCGATGATGGAGCGCGGCAACGTACGGCAGGGAATTCGTCAAATTTGAAACTAATGCTTGCCTTCTATAACAGACAGGCAGGTGCAGATGGCCATCATTATGCCGACAAGTTTTATGTCGGGCCCAATTTTACCAGTCAATACAACAACAGTGGTGTAGGCGCGAAGAAACTAAAAGGGCAGCTTTTTGCCGGAGCGACGACCTAGCATAAGGTATGAAAAAAGACGCTATTTTACACTATCAATCGGTGTCACGCACACCGGTCAACGCACTTGCCCTGACTACCAAAGGGCAATGGCTGGCGATGGCGCAGGATTATCGGAAAGAAGGAAACCCTACCCTAACGATCTTTTCACAGAAAACTCCCGATAAACCGCAGTGGATAGTAACGGAGGAGCAGAAAGTGAATAGCGTCCCGGCTGTTTACATATCAGGAACCAGTCAATTGATTTATCTGGTAAATGCCCCCGATACTTCCTGGCAGCTCGTCGTTAGCTCAATTGAACATCCGTCGCAACAGCTGGCAGCCCAATTGCCTGTTTCGCAGAAAGTACCATTTTTGTTTATAGACAATAATCAAATCTGGGTGATCGTATCGAACGAGGTTATGGCTTACAACATAGCAACTTTACAACTTACTACTACATATTCATTTTCAGTAGCTTCTGGTTTAACGGTTACCGATGGTAGGCAGCTATGGCGCGCGGATAAAGACGGCCTACAGGTAGCGCTCCTTACCAATGGTAAATTTACACCTGTTGCATCTGGGTTAGTTCTGAGTCAGCTCCGCGTATCGGCAAGCTTTATTTGGGGTGTTGGCGAGTTTGGCCAGGGCCTGTTTGGATGGCAGAAAACGGGCCAACCGCTGCCCACCAGTAACGTGGTCAATAATCATGAAGCTACTGTTACCACCTTTGCCGTCAGTCCCGATGAGCGCAGGATTGCATTTGGAAATGCATCCGGTTACGTCACGGTAGTGGAGCGTAAGACGGGCAAACAACACTGGGGCCGTCGGTTGCACAAAGGTCACGTATCCGCTATTACATTTAGTCCCGATGGAAATTGGCTAGCCACGGGTGGTAGTGCGGGCGATGCAACGATAATTCAACTAGATCATGACTGAACTGATTGCGCCACATATGACAACCATGCCAGAGCAGTCCGATCCACTCCATCTTGGTATTGGCTTTCTGCGGGCGTTTGTTCGCTGGCGACTATGTCGACATAAGGGTTCGATCGAAACCCGACCGGTACTTCCCGATCTTCAGCGGGAAGTACCAACTGTATTATCGCAGCTTATTGCAGCAGCACAGCTTGATGAAGCAGAATTGAT
Coding sequences:
- a CDS encoding WD40 repeat domain-containing protein, translating into MKKDAILHYQSVSRTPVNALALTTKGQWLAMAQDYRKEGNPTLTIFSQKTPDKPQWIVTEEQKVNSVPAVYISGTSQLIYLVNAPDTSWQLVVSSIEHPSQQLAAQLPVSQKVPFLFIDNNQIWVIVSNEVMAYNIATLQLTTTYSFSVASGLTVTDGRQLWRADKDGLQVALLTNGKFTPVASGLVLSQLRVSASFIWGVGEFGQGLFGWQKTGQPLPTSNVVNNHEATVTTFAVSPDERRIAFGNASGYVTVVERKTGKQHWGRRLHKGHVSAITFSPDGNWLATGGSAGDATIIQLDHD